The following are from one region of the Heliangelus exortis chromosome 2, bHelExo1.hap1, whole genome shotgun sequence genome:
- the ZDHHC3 gene encoding palmitoyltransferase ZDHHC3 isoform X2, producing the protein MMLTPVHRFRDIERKPEYLQPEKCVPPPSRPSLGTMWFIRDGCGIACAVVTWMLVFYADFVVLLVMLVPSRDYVYSVINGTLFNTLAFLALASHFRAMLTDPGAVPKGNATKEFIESLQLKPGQVVYKCPKCCSIKPDRAHHCSVCKRCIRKMDHHCPWVNNCVGENNQKYFVLFTMYIALISLHALIMVGFHFLYCFEEDWTKCSSFSPPTTVILLILLCFEALLFLIFTSVMFGTQVHSICTDETGIEQLKKEERRWAKKTKWMNMKAVFGHPFSIAWLSPFATPDQGKADPYQYVV; encoded by the exons ATGATGCTTACTCCAGTCCACCGCTTCAGAGATATTGAAAGGAAACCTGAATACCTCCAGCCAGAAAAGTGTGTTCCACCTCCTAGCCGCCCTTCCCTGGGAACAATGTGGTTTATTCGAGATGGCTGTGGTATTGCATGTGCTGTCGTTACCTGGATGCTGGTGTTCTATGCCGACTTTGTAGTCCTTCTTGTCATGCTAGTTCCATCGAGAGATTATGTTTATAGTGTCATCAATGGCACACTGTTCAACACCTTGGCTTTCCTCGCTTTGGCTTCACATTTTCGTGCTATGCTGACAGATCCA ggtGCTGTACCCAAAGGTAATGCCACCAAGGAGTTCATTGAGAGTTTACAGCTAAAGCCAGGACAGGTGGTTTACAAGTGCCCAAAGTGTTGTAGCATCAAACCTGACAGAGCACATCACTGCAG TGTTTGCAAGAGGTGTATTCGGAAAATGGACCATCACTGCCCGTGGGTCAATAACTGTGTAGGAGAGAATAACCAGAAGTACTTTGTACTGTTTACA atgtatATAGCACTGATTTCACTGCATGCTCTAATCATGGTGGGATTTCACTTCTTGTATTGCTTTGAAGAAGACTGGACAA AATGCAGTTCCTTCTCTCCACCAACCACAGTGATTCTTCTCATCCTTTTGTGTTTTGAGGCTCTCCTGTTTCTCATCTTCACCTCAGTTATGTTTGGGACCCAAGTACACTCCATCTGCACTGATGAAACG ggaATAGAACAGttgaaaaaggaagagagaagatgggctaaaaaaacaaaatggatGAACATGAAAGCAGTATTTGGCCATCCGTTCTCTATAGCATGGCTTAGCCCATTCGCAACACCAGACCAAGGAAAAGCAGACCCGTACCAGTATGTGGTCTGA
- the ZDHHC3 gene encoding palmitoyltransferase ZDHHC3 isoform X1, producing the protein MMLTPVHRFRDIERKPEYLQPEKCVPPPSRPSLGTMWFIRDGCGIACAVVTWMLVFYADFVVLLVMLVPSRDYVYSVINGTLFNTLAFLALASHFRAMLTDPGAVPKGNATKEFIESLQLKPGQVVYKCPKCCSIKPDRAHHCSVCKRCIRKMDHHCPWVNNCVGENNQKYFVLFTMYIALISLHALIMVGFHFLYCFEEDWTKCSSFSPPTTVILLILLCFEALLFLIFTSVMFGTQVHSICTDETGIERLKNQKPTWEKISGWEGMKLAFGGAFSLNWFNPLSNLNCESPALAETAAAAPASAIMTQEEIEQFLTRDVAVEVLHE; encoded by the exons ATGATGCTTACTCCAGTCCACCGCTTCAGAGATATTGAAAGGAAACCTGAATACCTCCAGCCAGAAAAGTGTGTTCCACCTCCTAGCCGCCCTTCCCTGGGAACAATGTGGTTTATTCGAGATGGCTGTGGTATTGCATGTGCTGTCGTTACCTGGATGCTGGTGTTCTATGCCGACTTTGTAGTCCTTCTTGTCATGCTAGTTCCATCGAGAGATTATGTTTATAGTGTCATCAATGGCACACTGTTCAACACCTTGGCTTTCCTCGCTTTGGCTTCACATTTTCGTGCTATGCTGACAGATCCA ggtGCTGTACCCAAAGGTAATGCCACCAAGGAGTTCATTGAGAGTTTACAGCTAAAGCCAGGACAGGTGGTTTACAAGTGCCCAAAGTGTTGTAGCATCAAACCTGACAGAGCACATCACTGCAG TGTTTGCAAGAGGTGTATTCGGAAAATGGACCATCACTGCCCGTGGGTCAATAACTGTGTAGGAGAGAATAACCAGAAGTACTTTGTACTGTTTACA atgtatATAGCACTGATTTCACTGCATGCTCTAATCATGGTGGGATTTCACTTCTTGTATTGCTTTGAAGAAGACTGGACAA AATGCAGTTCCTTCTCTCCACCAACCACAGTGATTCTTCTCATCCTTTTGTGTTTTGAGGCTCTCCTGTTTCTCATCTTCACCTCAGTTATGTTTGGGACCCAAGTACACTCCATCTGCACTGATGAAACG GGTATTGAGCGTCTTAAAAATCAGAAGCCAACCTGGGAGAAGATCAGCGGCTGGGAAGGAATGAAGCTGGCATTTGGTGGTGCTTTCTCCTTGAATTGGTTCAATCCCTTGTCAAACCTGAACTGTGAGAGCCCAGCGCTGGCCGAAacggcagcagcagctcctgcatctGCAATAATGACCCAAGAAGAAATTGAGCAGTTTCTCACTCGAGATGTTGCTGTTGAAGTATTACATGAATAA
- the ZDHHC3 gene encoding palmitoyltransferase ZDHHC3 isoform X3, with product MMLTPVHRFRDIERKPEYLQPEKCVPPPSRPSLGTMWFIRDGCGIACAVVTWMLVFYADFVVLLVMLVPSRDYVYSVINGTLFNTLAFLALASHFRAMLTDPGAVPKGNATKEFIESLQLKPGQVVYKCPKCCSIKPDRAHHCSVCKRCIRKMDHHCPWVNNCVGENNQKYFVLFTMYIALISLHALIMVGFHFLYCFEEDWTKCSSFSPPTTVILLILLCFEALLFLIFTSVMFGTQVHSICTDETGLLFLCCDPPLLSRFSCCLLTVMSSVEDI from the exons ATGATGCTTACTCCAGTCCACCGCTTCAGAGATATTGAAAGGAAACCTGAATACCTCCAGCCAGAAAAGTGTGTTCCACCTCCTAGCCGCCCTTCCCTGGGAACAATGTGGTTTATTCGAGATGGCTGTGGTATTGCATGTGCTGTCGTTACCTGGATGCTGGTGTTCTATGCCGACTTTGTAGTCCTTCTTGTCATGCTAGTTCCATCGAGAGATTATGTTTATAGTGTCATCAATGGCACACTGTTCAACACCTTGGCTTTCCTCGCTTTGGCTTCACATTTTCGTGCTATGCTGACAGATCCA ggtGCTGTACCCAAAGGTAATGCCACCAAGGAGTTCATTGAGAGTTTACAGCTAAAGCCAGGACAGGTGGTTTACAAGTGCCCAAAGTGTTGTAGCATCAAACCTGACAGAGCACATCACTGCAG TGTTTGCAAGAGGTGTATTCGGAAAATGGACCATCACTGCCCGTGGGTCAATAACTGTGTAGGAGAGAATAACCAGAAGTACTTTGTACTGTTTACA atgtatATAGCACTGATTTCACTGCATGCTCTAATCATGGTGGGATTTCACTTCTTGTATTGCTTTGAAGAAGACTGGACAA AATGCAGTTCCTTCTCTCCACCAACCACAGTGATTCTTCTCATCCTTTTGTGTTTTGAGGCTCTCCTGTTTCTCATCTTCACCTCAGTTATGTTTGGGACCCAAGTACACTCCATCTGCACTGATGAAACG GGGCTCCTGTTTCTCTGTTGTGACCCACCTCTTCTGAGTAGATTCTCATGCTGTCTCCTGACTGTGATGAGTTCTGTGGAAGACATATGA
- the TGM4 gene encoding protein-glutamine gamma-glutamyltransferase 4 — MSISSGSDLKVTRVDFLKSENGRLHHTDGYSIKNLVVRRGQAFQLQLSFSRELRAADKLALRFGIGEKPMKIRGTLMSLNPRREQDLGGWQISIVKNSGKECLLSITSSPSAPVGKYILNVKTGTNIYRPENDAVYLLFNPWCEGDVVFLDDEAKRNEYVLNDTGCIYVGSSYSIYPRPWNFGQFEEFVLDACMYLLDKSELRLSHRRDPVVVSRVMSALVNANDDSGVLLGNWSGNYSNGTSPMDWIGSVAILQKYYKTKKPVPYGQCWVFAGVLTTVMRCLGIPSRCVSNFNSAHDTDENLRIDVYLNERGEKMNGMSLDSIWNFHVWNDVWMKRIDLPAGFDGWQAIDATPQEQSQGRFQCGPCPLKAVRDGDVYLPFDSKFVYAEVNADKVYWILRKVDGKDKYYRISTETRGVGDNISTKAVGQNKREDITYEYKYPEGSEDERKAMEKACSFIRPSGMAPRGRFASAAASETSSRPEVLRETVSKTGLQLEISNTEALYPGSPLELAITVKTSAPGSWTINLTGSCQLQSYTGKVEANLGYVKDTVILEGKSEIQIPLRIPADMYMNTLGMVEDEVLIHMTAIAEVEGTDDKLTKETTMRFDYPPIVIQMPETARLNQEFTCAFIFKNRMNVPLVNCKLMVEGLGLFKMSTFDEGDIEPGRIIKSQIICTPTRLGEKKIVAKLTSLQLKGISAEKTITITP; from the exons GGTCTGATCTGAAGGTCACCAGGGTTGACTTTCTCAAGAGCGAGAATGGCCGCCTGCACCATACTGATGGGTACAGCATCAAGAACCTGGTGGTGAGGCGTGGGCAGGCgttccagctccagctctccttcagcagggagctgagggctGCTGACAAGCTGGCACTGCGTTTCGGCATCG GTGAAAAACCAATGAAAATCAGGGGGACTCTGATGTCGCTGAACCCAAGACGTGAGCAGGACCTGGGTGGGTGGCAAATATCCATCGTCAAGAACAGTGGCAAAGAG TGCCTGCTGTCTATCACCAGCTCACCTAGTGCCCCAGTGGGAAAATACATTCTGAATGTGAAGACTGGGACTAACATTTACAGGCCTGAAAATGATGCTGTCTATCTTTTGTTCAACCCTTGGTGTGAAG GTGATGTTGTCTTCCTGGATGATGAGGCAAAGAGAAATGAATACGTGCTCAACGATACAGGCTGCATCTATGTTGGGTCTTCATACAGCATATACCCGAGACCCTGGAATTTTGGGCAG TTTGAGGAATTTGTCTTGGATGCCTGCATGTATCTGCTGGACAAAAGTGAACTCAGGCTGAGTCATAGAAGGGATCCTGTGGTTGTGTCCAGAGTCATGTCTGCTTTG GTTAATGCCAATGATGACAGCGGTGTCCTGCTGGGGAACTGGTCTGGGAATTACAGCAATGGGACCTCCCCTATGGATTGGATTGGGAGTGTTGCAATTTTGCAGAAGTattacaaaacaaagaaaccagtCCCTTATGGTCAATGTTGGGTCTTTGCAGGAGTCCTCACTACAG TGATGCGCTGCTTGGGGATCCCGTCCCGCTGCGTGAGCAACTTCAACTCAGCGCATGATACAGATGAAAACCTGAGAATTGATGTTTACCTGAATGAACGTGGAGAAAAGATGAATGGGATGTCCCTTGACTCCATCTG GAACTTCCACGTGTGGAATGACGTCTGGATGAAGCGGATTGACCTGCCAGCAGGGTTTGATGGCTGGCAGGCAATTGATGCAACCCCTCAGGAGCAAAGTCAAG GTAGATTCCAGTGCGGTCCCTGCCCACTGAAGGCTGTCCGAGATGGTGATGTGTATTTGCCCTTCGACAGCAAGTTTGTATATGCAGAAGTGAATGCTGACAAAGTCTACTGGATCCTCAGGAAGGTGGATGGCAAGGATAAGTACTACAGGATTAGCACAGAGACCCGAGGTGTTGGTGACAACATAAGCACAAAAGCCGTGGGGCAGAACAAGAGAGAAGACATCACCTACGAGTACAAGTACCCTGAAG GCTCTGAGGATGAAAGGAAGGCCATGGAGAAAGCTTGCTCCTTCATACGACCTTCAGGAATGGCACCTCGGGGACGTTTTGCTTCAGCAGCTGCGAGTGAAACGTCTTCCAGGCCTGAGGTTCTTCGTGAGACAGTCTCCAAGACTGGGCTTCAGCTTGAGATATCCAATACAGAAGCTTTGTATCCTGGCAGTCCCCTTGAACTGGCCATCACAGTGAAGACCTCTGCTCCTGGAAGCTGGACCATCAATCTTACTGGCTCCTGCCAGCTGCAATCCTATACTGGAAAAGTTGAGGCCAACCTTGGCTATGTCAAGGACACTGTCATCCTTGAAGGCAAATCTG aGATACAGATCCCTCTGAGAATTCCAGCTGACATGTACATGAATACACTGGGCATGGTGGAAGATGAAGTGCTCATCCACATGACTGCCATTGCTGAGGTTGAGGGGACAGATGATAAACTCACCAAGGAGACAACGATGCGCTTCGACTACCCCCCCATCGTCATCCAG ATGCCAGAAACAGCCAGACTGAACCAGGAGTTTACCTGTGCCTTCATCTTCAAGAACAGGATGAACGTGCCCCTGGTTAACTGCAAGCTGATGGTGGAAGGCTTGGGCTTATTTAAGATGTCAACATTTGATGAGGG GGATATAGAGCCCGGTAGGATCATTAAGTCTCAAATAATATGCACTCCAACAAGActaggagagaagaaaatagtaGCCAAGCTAACCTCACTCCAGCTCAAAGGAATCTCTGCAGAGAAGACCATCACCATCACTCCATAG